The Brachionichthys hirsutus isolate HB-005 unplaced genomic scaffold, CSIRO-AGI_Bhir_v1 contig_832, whole genome shotgun sequence genome contains a region encoding:
- the LOC137914939 gene encoding nerve growth factor-like: MRSSMLGLFLLLSAQAAAAIGGAAQQQCPGSIPSSIPTVDPKLFTKRRYLSPRVLFSPQPPDAEPAESQESGRRTRRRAGQPQHRGVYSVCESISVWVGNKTKATDISGNEVTVLPDVNINNVNKKQYFFETTCHSARSGSSGCLGIDARHWNSYCTNSHTFVRALTSFKNLVAWRLIRINVACVCVLSRKSWRH; this comes from the coding sequence ATGAGGTCGTCCATGCTGGGGCTGTTCCTCCTGCTCAGTGCCCAGGCTGCTGCCGCCATCGGAGGAGCAGCACAGCAACAGTGTCCGGGCAGCATCCCCAGCTCGATCCCCACAGTGGACCCCAAGCTCTTCACCAAGCGCCGCTACCTCTCGCCCAGGGTTCTCTTCAGCCCTCAGCCCCCCGATGCCGAGCCGGCAGAGTCGCAGGAAAGCGGCAGGAGGACGCGCAGGCGAGCCGGGCAGCCTCAGCACCGAGGGGTTTACTCTGTATGTGAGAGCATCAGCGTCTGGGTGGGCAACAAGACCAAAGCCACGGACATCTCGGGCAACGAGGTGACGGTGCTTCCAGATGTGAACATCAACAACGTCAACAAGAAGCAGTACTTCTTTGAGACAACGTGCCACAGCGCCCGCTCGGGCAGCTCTGGCTGTTTGGGGATCGACGCAAGGCACTGGAACTCTTACTGCACCAACTCACACACTTTTGTACGAGCCCTGACTTCATTTAAGAACCTGGTGGCATGGCGGCTCATACGCATCAacgtagcgtgtgtgtgtgtgctgagccGTAAGTCATGGCGACATTGA
- the LOC137914941 gene encoding tetraspanin-2-like: MTSDETGGFATAQNVPDRRSIMGKVQGAMKCVKYLLFAFNFIFWLSGLLVLAVGLWLRFDVETVELLTGDEAPDTFFIAVYILLGAGGLMMIVGFFGCFGAVRESQCLLASFFACLVIIFAAEIAAGVFGFINKEQIIEEVQKFYSSSVSDISSSNGTAVALVYHETLNCCGGSASDTSDTLCADMPDDTQDCLTAISNFFNEKLHVLGYVGIGVAGVMILGMIFSMVLCCAIRNNREVI; encoded by the exons ATGACGTCTGACGAAACTGGAGGATTTGCAACTGCGCAAAACGTGCCAGATCGGAGATCTATCATGGGAAAAGTGCAGGGCGCGATGAAGTGCGTGAAATACCTGCTTTTCGCTTTTAACTTCATCTTCTGG CTGTCGGGCCTGTTGGTGCTGGCCGTGGGACTTTGGCTGAGGTTCGACGTGGAAACAGTGGAACTTCTGACGGGAGATGAAGCCCCCGACACCTTCTTCATAG CTGTGTACATTCTTCTTGGTGCAGGCGGGTTAATGATGATCGTTGGATTCTTTGGGTGTTTCGGGGCTGTTCGGGAGTCTCAGTGTCTTCTGGCATCG TTTTTTGCTTGCCTCGTGATCATCTTTGCAGCAGAGATTGCTGCCGGTGTGTTTGGCTTCATAAACAAGGAGCAG ATTATTGAAGAGGTCCAAAAGTTTTATAGCAGCTCCGTCAGTGACATCTCCAGTTCAAATGGGACCGCTGTCGCACTCGTTTACCATGAAACC CTGAACTGTTGTGGAGGTTCTGCATCCGACACGTCCGACACACTTTGTGCAGATATGCCAGATGATACCcag GATTGTCTCACCGCGATATCCAACTTCTTCAACGAGAAGCTTCATGTTCTTGGATACGTTGGGATTGGTGTGGCAGGAGTGATG ATCTTGGGAATGATCTTCAGCATGGTTTTGTGTTGTGCCATCAGGAACAACAGAGAGGTTATATAG